In Gossypium hirsutum isolate 1008001.06 chromosome D01, Gossypium_hirsutum_v2.1, whole genome shotgun sequence, the genomic window taaaacatcagcTTTCATTTCCTTTCTCAAGATCAATCATCTTACGTCAAGAACATATTGTTTGAATACATACACTGTAAGATTGTGATATTTTCAAGCTTTGTActgatttttgtttcttttttctaaaatttttcaagACTAAGAATTAAAGCATACTCTTCTTTCCACACGAACATCATAAAGTAAGAAGACATATTCTTCAAAGTGTTATTAGTAATAGAGCTATCAGTGAATTGCTCCGTTCTTTGTTGATTACTCCTAAGGTTTGAACACCAAATTCATCATTCCAATTAAAAGAACTAAGATGCTCAAAAACCTTCAAAGAACCAgcacataaatatttttttttctttgggggGAGGGGGTTGTTAAATTGCATAAATATAGCTCAAGGCATGAACCAGTACACCTTTTAATACTTATTGGTGTCAAGTTGCATGCAACTTGAGTTCATGGCATAGTATTACGATTTTAGGACAAGGATTATTAATATAACTACTATGGTTCAATTTTCTAACATGCAAGCAAATTGTTTGAAAACAACCCTAGGGTACTGCAAAGTAGCATACCAAGCTTATTGCAACAGTCACTCTGAAGATAGactaaaaacaaaagaaacataGTTTTCCAGCCACAAAGAAACAAACTTCCTTGATTTATAACATACTAGTTCGCTGACCGATGACAGCATGTATAAAAAGGAACTTCCAACACCTTCGATGAAAAGCACCAGATTCAGACTACTGGCCTTTGAAGGTAAAGTCGCTTTCAGACATCAAGTTGAGCTCTGCAAAAGAAAGTGTGAAATCTTGGGCCGGTAAAACAACCTTTTCTTGACAAATCGTGTTGAAATTGTTCGCATCATGAGAAATACAAACTATTCTACTGAGATGAAAGATTGAAACAAAGAAGACAGTGATAGCATTGTACACATCAAATAATACTCAAAAGACTGAAACAAAGAAGATATACAGTCCTTTTCTTTTCTGAAGGTAATTAGTAAATGAATGTTAATGATTTGTATTAGGATGAACTTGAAGACAATATCATTCTGGATAAAGGGGCCAATACATATGTCTTAACTGCATTTCAAGAATTTGCATTACCTTTTGTGGATTGATACTATCATTAAGGACCTACTGTGAAGTCAATACTAAAGAAATTCAGTCTCATTTTCTTTCCTTCTGATTAAAGCTGCCAACACTAAGTAATGCTTTATGCCATTCATTTGGAAACAGGAATTATGGTTTTTGTGTTGTTTCTTTTACTATTATTACCATCAGTATCAAAGCTATCATATGATAATCCTATTTTCAGCCTTATCCTAGCATATAACTGACCTTGGAATGAACTGCATCAACCATTGAACAATTGACATATTATAGATTTGAAGCAGATGTATAAATGGATACCAGCAAATGCAATTACCAGGCACGGACCCTCTAAGAAAAATAAGTTGACTGAATTAGCACGCATACCTTCTGAGCAGATTCGGGAGCCTGATATTTTTTGAATCCCATGAACAGCTTTTCATCTTCCTCTCTCTTATAAAATGTAACTGAAATTTTGATCACTCAAAGTCACTAATTAGTTAGCAACATCATATTTCTCAGGTGAAACAAATAAATCTTGAAGCTTTTTTTCTAATAAAGTAAATGTGGAGAATCTTTGGTTATTTGATATTATTAAATAGTATCTTTAGAGATTACAGCTGATATTTTTAGAGATTCTAATTAAGAGATATTATTTCCTTAGTTGTTTAATCCTACATGTACATATAGTTGTACATATTTCTAAGAAATATATACTTAGAAATATATACTTTGAGAGAGTTTTTTCCTCAATACATTAGAGTATTCATCTCTAATTTCATCAGTAAATCATAGCTGGAAATATTATCTCATGCATGAACTGTCACTACTAAATTTAACATGTAATTCACCTACACATTCAATAATTGGGACTATTATTTAGCAAGCACAACTATActcaaaatttctaaatttttgggaCTAAATAGTAAGATAGAATGAAGAAACTAGAAGTAAAATATACAATTCAAATGCTTGTTCCATGAAAAGGGGATCATTAGACACTTGTATCATTTACCTGTATCACCTGCTTCCCATTCCATCATGATCATGTAATCCTTAAGGCCTTCAAGGACATACATCTTTCCATTAGTATTTGACCAATAACGGTAGAAAACTTCCCAGTCATTTCCTTTTGTATCTTGCACAGTGAGGAAGATTCCTTGTTGCCCCGAAATCTTTGGGAAATAAGCCTGCAGTAGTCTCTTTCAATACAAGAAATACATCTATTCTTTACcaggaaaaaaaaaatcaaatatggtgGATATGCTGTAGCCAGATTAGATCTCATATATaatgtatttaatatatatacatataaagacCAAATTGCAGCTAATATATAGCTCAAATAGTTAAATGCaaatagtagtagtagtagtagtagtagtagtagtagcagcagcagcagcagcagcagcagcagcagcagcagtactagtactaataataataataataataataataatagaaacttAAATTACAGTAAATGCAAATGATGCATTAAAAAACTGCTCAATCACAATCTCCATCAAGAAACTTACTTTATTTTCCAATGCATACAAAttgaagaaattaaaagaaaaataataatctgCAAAAACCTACCTCTGCACATCTCTTTGGTAACACAAGGCGCCCATTCCTGGTGTCCACATCACTAGCAGTCAATTTTTTCTCAAACAAAGGGATAAGACTTGATTTGGCCCTGAAATATGATTAAGACTCAATTTCTAAGACATCAAATTCAATATCAACCAGGATATTGCATTAAAGCTATATCAAGCTAAATATTAAATAACACAGTAAATAAATGTTAGACTACTACAAATGTCATATGGTCAGACAACCAATAATCCTTCAAAAAATAAGGTAAACAGCACAATAGATATAAAGTCAAAGTTAGGAGTTACTGTCTGCATATTTCCCTAAGCTCCTCTGGGCTGGTCTTTGGCGAGTACCTCGCTTGGATTTGATGTTGTTTAGAGGCATCTTTCCGATTCTTGCGACCCTTCTTCTTACGGGACTTTTTGGTTCCAGCAGGTGAATTCACGGAGGACTCTCCTTCAGTTTCTGCTGCAGGAACTGCTCCGGGAGTAGGAGTGCCTATCTTATCAGGTGAGGCATTGAGTGCAACAGAATCAGGTGATGCAATTGGATCAACCCCTAGTTTTAATTCCAGCAACATGAGTGAAGGAGTCAGTTTTCCTTCCTACTGGAAACCATATAAATGACAAGCTATATTGCTGTAAATGCTGGAGTAGTAAGATAAAATTAAGCAACTTCCACAAGCAGTCCTTGATTTCTTATGAATAAAAAGGATAACAAAAATACTCTTCCTATCAAGAACACTACCCACAATCAGTTGGACTTTCAACTTTAGCATGAATTAAGCAAATCATTTTAGCCTATATTACATTTGTTTGGCATGGGAGTTTTCCGCAATTAGGATTTCATTTGATTgcataagaaaagagaaaaagacaaACTTGTGCAGATCTAAGGGCCTTAAATTTCCCACAATCAGCTGGACTCCAACTTTAGGATGGATTAAGCACATCTTTTAGCCTATATTTTCCCCAATTAAGATTTCATTTGATTTCATAAGCaaggcaaaaaaaaaaggataaactTGTGCAGATCTACGAGCCTTAAATTTTACAAGTGCTATGAAAATTGTAATATCTCATTCCCCACCTCCTCCCATCCCCACCTTACAACCAAAAGTGAAGACTTTGGATGAGTGTTGAAAACCTTTTTCCTATTCCTAGGAGAAATTTATGAACAATCTATATCAGACTTCATATTTTCATGTACGCCAGTCCATCCCCACTATGAAcagtatttaaaagaaaaaatagttcATTCCAAAATGTAAGATATATTGAAAATTAACCAGTCACGGTTTCCTCTGTGTCATCCGATGCCTTTGGATGAGAGTCCGATGCCTGCATCTCCTCGGGGTTCGAGAAGGTTGGTGAGTTTCTGTGCAGCGCCTGAAATAGAAAATGTTTTTTAGACTTTGATAACTTCTATTTTTAGATTAACAAGGAATAAGAAGAAATCAAAGTCcaatatatgctcatttgaagtttgaaacatttattttaaggATAATGGCATATTATATAGACTCTAATTGAGTataaaatattagttaaacatgAAAAGGGCATGGAAACAAAGATAGAATGGCCAGATAGTTGACTCTTACGAGAGCTTCATTCAAGCAACACTCCAAACATTTCACACCACCAAAGTCCAATATTGCATATGAATGAGCAGCCATGATACATCCGCAATGAATTCCCTGCAGCAAATGGAAGAAAAATTACGCATTAGAGAATAAAGTTTGCAGACTCGAAAatctaattaaatataaataacctGGAGAGAAGTTCTTTTCAATCACCTACATACCTGGGAAAAGAAAATGCAAATTTGATAAGAATTTTCATCTTACCTTGTTACAAGAATCACATTCTCTCCAACCAGAGGCTTCAGGATGAAAAGTTTCACAGAACCTTCCTTCGACAAAAGCAGAACTGAATTTGCAAAAGACAGAGTCAGCTTGTTTATGAACACTACAGAGATAATGAACTCAAATTCTTTTTCCAGGCTTCCCAATGTTACTTTCTTGAGAACACAAATGATGCTCAAATAAGGATACCATATTCAAACAAAACCTAGCATAAAAAATTTCTAAGAACCGAGCAGATGCATGCGCAAAAATTTAACATAGAATCCATGATGTCAAAAGCAAAGCCTAAGCTCAAGCTTTAATATTGTAAAAACATTGAAGAATCACAAGTAAATCAATGTGAAAAGAAACAAACTGCCACACAAAAATGAAAAGCAGCAATCAGGCAGAAGATGTCCGCCGCAGCAACCTTATGAACAACCTGTTCTAGAAAATAGGCAAGCTATTACAAATAAAAAGTATTCCGTGCCATCATTAGCATGCAAGAAAATTCAGCCAAAGAAATTTAAGATAATATTGATATATTTATCACTTTCATAAATGATGCATTTTAGTTTACAGCATTAAATGTTGAAGCATGTGGCGCACGTGCACAAACTCTAACGCATGAAGAGACAGTTCACAGAGTAAGACAGTAGCGCAAGTAAGGGAAAATGATCAACATAATATAATAACTTTTATAGCAACAGCGTGAGTAACGCTACTAAAAGCATAAGAAATACGACGTCGTTTCATTATCTAAAGCCCGCCTCGCTGCTCACTATAACCAAACAGATATTTGACAACGCACCAAAAGGTTCCAGAAAGAATGctgattttcttggttttttctAGTAAGACAAAATTAAACCAACTATGACATACAATCATCATTTTTACCGAAAACATCATACTTTTGAATCAATTTTCATAAATGTTTTAGTCACTCTTAACTGTAAATAGCATTAATGTGTTGCCAAAAGACAATGCACATTATTCAGATTGCCAACATCTGTACTCAAGCAATAAACAGATCTGAATGCATCTCAAAGTGTTTACCTTCTCATGAGAGACTATTATCGATTGGGCCTCTTAGATTATACTTAATACAAGTAAAACGGTTACCGTTTTCTAGACACCATTAATTGTTCCATCATTTTCGAATGAATACCAACTCGTTCTCAATATTCGAAAAGCCATTTAAGTCAAAACCAAATACTACATTTTTATCCCCTTAAAAGATGCATACTAATTTGGAATGTATTATTACAATGAAAAGCATTCCTAATAATCATCTGGTAAACAGCAATCTACTATTTGGCAAAGAAAGAGCACGAATAATAAAGAACATtctataaatttatatgtatagaagtCCCAAAGATGTTCGGTGCCTCTTAACAATTCAACCTATAACATCAATATTTACTGGCCACACCTAAAGAAATTTCTAGTCCAAACACTGGTAAAACCAGAATTGTGGTTCATCGTTAGACTAGCCCATTCTATTAAATCTTTAGTGAGCTTTACAAAAAGCTCCATATAGAAGGATCTCTTCCACTATACGATTACGTTTTAACATAGAAATACAACCTACATGAAAGGAGCTTCTCAAGATATGAGAGACAGTCTTCTTTATCCAATTagtttatgaaataaagaatattATTACGAATAGAGTGAATTATCATCATGAATCAGTGCTTGATGTCCCATATTCTATGCAAATGCCTCAATTTATATTCAAAGTTATGAAGAAATTGTTTAAAATAAACTGAAGTATTTAGGCTTTGCCACATTTTATGGTGTCCTTATCTTTACTAACAAATACCATTTAATTTCCCTGTGAATTGATGATTACAATTCATAGTCACCCTAGAAGAACTGTttcctttatattattattgtttaaattATGCATGCACGGACAAGACACATCATGAGAGGGAAACTAACCATCATGTCCTGCCTTCCTGAAATGCTTATCAAAAACCAACTGTTCTATTAACAAATTtctcaaataaataaacaaatataaatgaaataagGAAGGCTCACACCACCAAAAGGAAAGAGAAGCGCACTGATGAAAGTAACTTATTGTAACAAAGGAATTAGATGAATGAGTTACTTAGGATGAACATAACAATAATGGAATAGAAACAGAGCTTACTCCATAAATTTGTTATGTGATATCCTATTTACAACTTATTCTAGAATTTCCTGTTACTTTCTTTGGTAGTTGAATCTCCAATTCACCTTAGTCGCCGATATGACAAGAAGCAATAGATAGTATGTGAAGACAAAGAATGGCAGCAAACACCAGGATTTCTTGACCATTTTTCTTCAGCTTGCTCTTCGAACATAATCCGTAAAAGGGGGAAAAGAAAGGCAGAATTGACAAATGGAGGGTAAAAAGCCCCCGCAAAACAATACCAAACCTTACTATCAAATTTAGATTAACAAAAAGAAACACAAAAGGAATCCATGTCATCAAAAGGCATAGCAGATCTAAGCAATTAAAATGGGCCTAAACAGCCAAGAACAAGGAAGATAAGTTGTGAGCAACCTGAGGGGGCTTACACTTTACAATCAGGGGAAGAAATAACCTCTCTATGCATCATATTCCAAGAAAACAAAAACCATATTTAAGCACAAAGCAATCCATAGCAGAGAACAGTTTATACCACAAATTTAACTTCTTTTCTTCAGATCAACCAAAGTTAATGTGGCCAATTTGTTTTAAACAACAAATCAACATGAAAATTAGGGAACAATACGCCTCTTTCAAATCAAGTTGAAAATGAAAcaatttcatcttctttttcacatTATATCCTTATCTACTAACACAACTTTCAAGTTCTCACATAGTAACACCATAAAAACTCTCAAGCTTTTAATCCTGGCGACAAACAtggaaaaatgtaaatatgtaagTGTATTAATTATCCATATTCCTGTTCCTGATATGTCATATGTCtgataaataaatacaatactaaaagataaaaattttaactatagAGATTTACGTTGGAATTCCCTATGTTATAAACAACAAATAAACAAAACAGAAAAGGAGACAACCCCAATTTTAATTCAGGAGGTTTGGTTGAAAATCTGTATTAAAGAGTTTTAAGTTGAACTTGAAGCCACAACAATCAAAAgtgaaaaccaaaaacaaaacacaaacttTATCTAATCCAAATAGAAAACATCAAAACCCAACAAAAAGAAACAGACACATTCAGAAGTGAAAAGAAAAACAACATGCATTGGAAAACAAGTGAGATTCAAAGTGAAAGAAAACGTAAAAAAAGCTTACCCACAGGGGTGGCAGAGCAAGGCGAAACTGCCGTCACGAAGCTGCCAACCCGAGAAGAAGACATCAGATTGAGATTGACAATGGAAACAAGTTCCGATAAAAACTGTAGGAGCAGCCATTTCACTCAAACAAACAGTAAACCAAAAGAGAGAGCTTTTGAAAGGATTTCTTTGCTGTTTTCTTCTCTTTTACAATGATATGACACTTACAAGAGTGAACATAAAAAA contains:
- the LOC107917724 gene encoding B3 domain-containing protein Os07g0563300, whose amino-acid sequence is MAAPTVFIGTCFHCQSQSDVFFSGWQLRDGSFALLCHPCGSAFVEGRFCETFHPEASGWRECDSCNKGIHCGCIMAAHSYAILDFGGVKCLECCLNEALALHRNSPTFSNPEEMQASDSHPKASDDTEETVTGVDPIASPDSVALNASPDKIGTPTPGAVPAAETEGESSVNSPAGTKKSRKKKGRKNRKDASKQHQIQARYSPKTSPEELREICRQAKSSLIPLFEKKLTASDVDTRNGRLVLPKRCAEAYFPKISGQQGIFLTVQDTKGNDWEVFYRYWSNTNGKMYVLEGLKDYMIMMEWEAGDTVTFYKREEDEKLFMGFKKYQAPESAQKSST